Below is a genomic region from Streptomyces sp. NBC_00461.
GACGCCAGGGACGGGGCCGCCGACGCCTTCTCCATGACCATCAGCTGGAGGGGCGAGCCGGTGATGAAGGCCGCCGCGCCGAGCAGGATCACGGCGAGGGCCGCGCTCCACTGGGTGGACATCAGCAGCGGGAACAGGGCCAGTACGGTCGCCAGCGAGACCAGACCGCCGAAGAGCGTGCCCCGCAGCGAGTGGTCCGCCAGGCGGCCGCCCGCCAGGTTGCCCGCCGTGGCGCCGACGCCGAACAGGGCCAGCAGCAGCGTCACGCTGGTCTCGGCGTACCCGGCGGCGTCCGTGAGCATCGGCGTGATGTAGCTGTACGCGGCGAACAGGGCGCCGAAGCCGGCGACCGTGGTGCCGAGCGCCAGCCAGACCGGCACGGACCGCAGAGCGGCCAGTTCGCCGCGCAGGCCCGCGGAGGGGGTGGCGTGGGCGGGGGCGTGCGGGATCAGCAGGGAGAGTGCGGCTATCGCCGCCAGGCCGATCGCAGCGACGCCGAGGAAGGTGGCCCGCCAGCCCAGATGTTGTCCCATGAGAGTGGCGACCGGGACGCCGGCGACGTTGGCGACCGTGAGGCCGAGGAACATCAGCGAGACGGAGCGTGCCTTGCGCTCCGGCGCCACCATGTTCGTGGCGACGACGGCGCCCACGCCGAAGAAGGCGCCGTGCGGCAGACCGCTCAGGAAGCGGGCGGCCAGGAGCGAGTCGTAGCCGGGGGCGAACGCGGACAGCGCGTTGCCGACCACGAACAGGGCCATCAGGCCGATCAGGACCGTACGGCGGGACATCCGCGCGGTGGCGGCGGCGAGGAGCGGGGCGCCGATGACGACACCCAGCGCGTACGCCGAGACCAGATGACCCGCGGTGGGGATCGAGACGTTCAGGTCGCTCGCGACGTCGGGCAGCAGGCCCATCATCACGAACTCGGTGGTGCCTATACCAAAAGCGCCGACGGCCAGTGCGAGCAGGGCCAGGGGCATGAAGGGGCCCGTTCCTTCCGGAGTGCAGAGGGGGTGTGTTCCACGAGTGTATGTTCATTCGCGGAACAAAGCCTCTCGGGCCCGGTATTCCGGCAGATCAGGACTCGGTGTCGAGGCTCACACGGGCCGCGATCGGCAGATGGTCGCTGCCGGTCGCGGGCAGCGTCCACGAGCTCACGGGCTCGACGCCCTGGACCATGATCTGGTCGATCCTCGCCATCGGGAACGAGGCCGGCCAGCTGAACCCGAAGCCGCTGCCCGCCGCACCCTGCGTGGAGCGCATCTGGGAGGTGACGCCGTTCAGGGCACGGTCGTTCATCGTGCCGTTCAGGTCGCCGAGCAGCACCTTCCGCTTCAGCGGTTCGTCGGCGATGGCCTCGCCCAGGGCGTTGGCACTCTTGTCGCGCTGGCGGGCAGTGAACCCGGCCTCCATCTTCACGCGCACCGACGGGAGATGGGCGGCGTAGACGGCGACCGGTCCCTCGGGCGTGGTGACCGTGGCGCGCATCGCGCGCGTCCAGCCCAGCTTGATGTCGACGGCCCTGACGTCGGTCATCGGGTCCTTGCTCCACAGGCCGACGGTGCCCTGCACCGAGTGGTACCTGTACGTCGACGCAAGCGCCTTCTCGTACACCGGGACCGCCGACGCGGTCAGCTCCTCCAGGGCCACCACGTCCGCGCCGGACGCGGCCACGTCGCGGGCCGTGCCCGACGGGTCGGGGTTGTCGGCGTTGACGTTGTGCGTGGCGACGGTCAGGTCACCGCCACTGCCGGTCTTGTCGGAGAGCAGACCGCCGAAGAGGTTCAGCCACACGATCGCCGGAAGCACCACCGCGATCAGCGCGGTCGCCGACCTGCGCACCAGGGCGAGCAGGAACAGCACCGGGACCAGGAGGCCCAGCCAGGGCAGGAAGGTCTCGGTGAGGCTGCCCAGGTTGCCGATGCGGTTCGGGATCCGCGCGTGCAGCAGCATGATCAGGGCGAGGAGCACCGCGACGGCGGCGAGGATGATGCCTCGGCGCCAGATTCTCGGATCGCCGCGCCATCCGGAGACCAGGCGGCTCATCAGGCGCCGGAACCGGTCTCCGCGGCGCTCGGGCCCCGAGCCGCCGTTGTCCGTCTCCGTCATGTACGCCTGCTGCGCCATACCGCGTCGCCTCACTGCCTGCCTTGCACACCGTCCGTCCCCCGCACCACGGGGGTGTCGGACACCCCCCTAGACCCTAGGGGATGATCGGCCCTGGACCTGCCGTCACATGACGGCCGTACGGGGACGAGGACGACCGACCCGGCACCGGGAGTTCCACATACGGCTACGGAAAGCGCCGTCTGTGACGAAAGGCGCACACTCGGGCCGCGCACTCGGGTTACGGCGTCGGGGAACTGACGGGCCGTAGTCCTTCGAGGAGTGTGTCGACCAGCCGCTCCGAAAGACCCTCCGGCAGATCGGCGTTGGGCTGCATGACGGTGCGCAGCAGCATCGGGCCGACGACGATGTCGTTCAGCAACTCGACGTCGACGTCCGCCCGGATCTCGCCGTTCGCCTGCCCGCGCCGCAGGACCTCGACCTGGCGTCTGCGGCGCGGTTCGACGACCGAGGCGTGGTAGGCCGCCCAGATCTTCGGGCTGCTCTTCATCTGCGCGAAGACGCTGTGCAGCAGCAGCGAGGAGCGGGTCAGCAGGGCGCGCCTGCGCAGCTGTTCCAGCATCGCCACCAGGTCGTCGCGCATCGAGGTGCCGGGCAGCTGCGGATCCGGCGGCTCGGCACCTCGTACGACGTCGACGAAGAGCTCCTCCTTGCCGTTCCAGCGGCGGTAGATGGTGGCCTTGCCGACTCCCGCGGTACGGGCGATGCGCTCGATGGAGAGCTCCGCCAGCGGCACGCCCTCCTCCAGCAGCTTCATCACGCCCTCGACGATGGCACGCTCGACGGCCTCACTGCGAGGGCGGCCCCTGGCGGGTCCCTCGGGAGCGGCTTGGCTGTCGGCGAGGCTCACTTCACTGCGTCCCTTCGGTGTGCTGAACCCGATTCTCCCTTGTGTACGACACCACCCCGCAGTCCGGGCGGCGTTATTCCGCCGCGGTGACCAACTCCTGGGCTCCTTCGCCCTCCTGACGGGCCGGCGGCTTCCCGGGCAGGAACACCGCCACGACGACCGCGCCGATCACCGCCACGCCCGCGCCCCACAGCGCGGTGACGTGCATCGCGTGCAGGAACGCGTCGTTGGCCGGGGTGACCAGCGCCCTGCCCTGCGGGCCGAGCTTGGCGGCGACGCCGAGCGTGGCCTCGATGGACTCGCCGGCGGTGTCGCGCAGGGCGGGGGGCAGCAGGCCGAGCTTGCCCTCGATGCCGTTGCGGTAGGCCGTGGACAGGACCGAGCCGAGGACCGCGATGCCGAGCGCGCCTCCGACCTGACGGAAGGTGTTGCTGAGCGCGGACGCGGAGCCCGCCTTCTCGCGGGGCAGGGCCTGCATGATCACGACGCTGGTCGGCGTCATGATGTGCGCCATGCCGGTGCCCATGAGGAAGAAGATGACTTCCAGGAGCCAGATCGGGGTGTCCACGTCCAGCGTGGCGAACGCGGCCAGCATCGCCGCGATGATCACCATGCCGCCCGTGGTGGTGGCCCGGTTGCCGAAGCGGTCGACGACCAGCCGGGCGCGCGGCGCGAAGATCAGCTGGGCGGCGGCCAGCGGCAGCATCAGCAGACCGGTCTGCAGCGGCGAGTAGCCGCGCACGCTCTGGGTGTAGAAGACCGAGAAGAAGGTCACGCCCATGAGCGCGAAGAAGACCAGCGCGATGGCGGCCATGGCGGCCGAGAAGACCTTGTTCTTGAAGTACGTGACGTCGAGCGACGGGTGGTCGCTGCGCTTCTCGAACACGATGAACGCGGCGAGGACCACGACGCCGGCGGCGATGGTCGACAGCACCTTGACGTCCGTGAAGTCGGCGAGCTCGCCGCCCTTGATGATGCCGTAGACGAGCAGGACGAGTCCGACCACGGACAGGACGACACCGACGGGGTCGACGCGGCCGGGCTTCGGATCGCGGGAGTCGGGGACCAGCCACAGCATCAGCCCCAGGGCGAGGAGCACGATCGGCACGTTGATGAGGAAGACGGAGCCCCACCAGAAGTGGTCGAGGAGCACACCGCCGGTGATGGGCCCTATGGCGATGGCGAGACCGACGCCGCCCGCCCAGATGCCGATGGCCTTGGGCTGCTCGTCGCGTTCGAAGACGTTCATCAGGACCGCGAGGGTGGCCGGCATGACGAAGGCCGCACCGAGGCCCATCAGTGCACGGAAGGCGATGAGCTGGGTCGCCGAGCCGGACTCGGCGGCCAGCGCCGACCCGATGCCGAACACGGCGAGACCGCCGAGCAGGACCTTCTTGCGCCCCAGCCGGTCGCCCAGCAGGCCCGCGGTGAACAGCAGTCCCGCGAAGACGAGCGTGTAGGCGTTGATCGCCCACTCCAGCTCGCTCTGCGTGGCGCCCAGGCCGGTCGGGGCCGGCGTCGAGATCGTCTTGATGGCGACGTTCAGGATCGAGTTGTCGAGCACCACGATCAGCAGGCTCAGCATCAGAACGCCGAGGATCGCCCAGCGGCGCCGGTACACGGCTTCGGGTACCCGGGTGGCGGGAACGGGTGGAGTCGTCATGCGACCAGACTAGGTAATTCAGATACGAGACCGTGCCGTATCGAAAGTATTTTTACCCAGTCCTTACGTGATGGACGTCCCTCTGGCTCTCTCTGGCACGAAGTGCCACCATGGAGGTGATCCGGGGACGCCGTGAGGGCGCCTCGAGATGACTGAAGGAGCCGTTGCAATGACGCAGCTTTCGGCTGCCCAGACTGTCCAGAACAGGCCCTCCGACGGCAGCAAGGCGCTGTACGGGGGGAAGGGCACACGCCGTATCACCGTTCGCGACATCGCCCTCGCCAAGGAACGCGGCGAGAAGTGGCCCATGCTCACCGCCTACGACGCGATGACCGCGTCCGTCTTCGACGAGGCCGGCATCCCGGTGCTCCTCGTCGGCGACTCGGCGGGCAACTGCCACCTCGGGTACGAGACGACCGTGCCGGTCACCCTCGACGAGATGACCATGCTGTCGGCGGCCGTGGTACGCGGCACCCAGCGCGCCCTGATCGTCGGCGACCTCCCCTTCGGCTCCTACCAGGAGGGCCCGGTGCAGGCGCTGCGCTCGGCGACCCGGCTGGTCAAGGAGGCCGGCGTCGGGGCGGTCAAGCTGGAGGGCGGCGAGCGCTCGCACGAACAGATCCGCCTCCTGGTGGAGTCCGGCATCCCGGTCATGGCCCACATCGGCCTCACCCCGCAGTCCGTCAACGCCATGGGCTACCGCGTGCAGGGGCGCGGCGAGGAGGCGGCCCAGCAGCTGTTGCGGGACGCGAAGTCCGTGCAGGACGCGGGCGCGTTCGCGGTGGTCCTTGAGCTGGTGCCGGCGGAGTTGGCGGCCGAGGTGACGCGGGTGCTGCACATCCCGACCGTCGGTATCGGCGCCGGGCCGGAGACGGACGCGCAGGTGCTGGTCTGGACGGACATGCTGGGCCTGACCCCTGGCCGGGTCCCGAAGTTCGTCAAGAAGTACGCGGCCCTGCGCGAGGTCATGGGCGACGCGGTCAAGGAGTTCGCCCAGGACGTGGTCGGCGGGACGTTCCCGTCGGAGGAGAACTCCGTCCACTAGAGCCATCGCGGTACAGAGGCAGCCCGCCGATCTTCCCCCGTCGGCGGGCTGCTGCTTTGTGGCCCCGGCCGTTTCTGGGGGCCGCGCTCCCAAGACCTCCTGTCGGCCTCCGGCCTCGTCCTCAGACGCCGGACCGGGCTGGAAATGGCTGATGTCGGCCGCTTGTCGGGCCTGTAGGTGAGCTGTCGGTCGTTTGTCGGTGGGGCCTGGCACCGTTCTCGGCATGACGCGATTCGACAAGAACTCCAGTGACGGCGGTATCGCCGTGACCGTACGGGGGATGGTCAAGCACTACGGCGAGACCAAGGCGCTGGACGGCGTCGACCTGGACGTGCGCGAGGGCACCGTGATGGGTGTGCTCGGGCCGAACGGGGCCGGTAAGACCACCCTCGTACGGATTCTGTCCACTCTCCTGCAGCCGACCGCCGGGCAGGCGACCGTCGCCGGATACGACGTGCTGCGGCAGCCGCGGCAGCTGCGCCGGGTGATAGGACTCACCGGGCAGTACGCCTCGGTCGACGAGAAGCTGCCCGGTTGGGAGAACCTCTACATGATCGGGCGGCTGCTCGACCTGCCCCGCAAGCAGGCCCGCACGCGGGCCGACGAACTGCTGGAGCGGTTCTCGCTGACGGACGCCGCCAAGCGGCCCGCCAGCACCTACTCCGGCGGTATGCGGCGACGGCTCGACCTCGCCGCCTCCATGATCGGGCGGCCCGAGGTGCTGTTCCTCGACGAGCCGACCACCGGACTCGACCCCCGTACCCGCAACGAGGTGTGGGACGAGGTCAAGACGATGGTCGGCGAGGGCGTGACCGTTCTGCTGACCACGCAGTACATGGAGGAGGCCGAGCAGCTCGCCTCCGAGCTGACGGTCGTCGACCACGGCAAGGTCATCGCGGGCGGTGCCATCGACGAGCTGAAGGCCAAGGTCGGCGGACGGACGCTGCGGGTGAAGCCCGCCGATCCGCTGCACCTGCGCCCCCTCGCCGAAGCACTCGACGAGCTCGGCATCACCGGGCTCGCCACCACCACCGTCGACAGCGAGGGCGGCAGCGTGCTCGTCCCGGTCCTCAGCGACGAGCAGCTGACCGCCGTGGTCAGCGTGGTCATGGCGCGCGGCATCACCATCAGCTCCATCACCACCGAACTGCCCAGCCTGGACGAGGTGTTCCTGTCCCTCACCGGCCACCGCGCCAGTGCCCCGCAGGACGCCGTGCCCACCGAGACCCGCGAGGAGGTCGCCGTATGAGCGCCGCAACCGCCACCGCCGCCACCGCCACCGCTCCGGCCGCCGCCGACGCCCGTATCCCGCTGCGCGGCCACCTGCGCCACACCAGCGCCCTGATCCGCCGCAACCTGCTGTGGATCAAGCAGGACCCCGAGTCGATGTTCGACGCGCTGCTGATGCCGGTCATCTTCACCCTGCTGTTCGTGTACGTCTTCGGCGGCTCGATCGGGCAGGCCCTGGGCGGCGGTCAGGACGGGTACGTGCAGTACGTCATCCCGGGCATGATCGCGATGATGAGCATGTCGCTGTCCCAGGGCGTCGGCACCGGGTTCAGCCAGGACTTCAACTCCGGTGTCATGGACCGCTTCCGGTCGCTGCCGATCGGCCGCGGCTCGGTGCTGTTCGCGAAGATCGCGGTCGAGCTGGCGCGGATGCTGTTCGCGACCACCGTGCTGATGATCGTCGCCGTCCTGGTCGGGTTCCACATCAACCACTGGGGCGGTCTGTTCGCGGCCGTGGGCCTGTCCGCGGTGTTCGCCTCCTCGATCATGTGGGTGTTCCTCACCCTGGGCGTGACCCTGAAGAACGCGCAGTCCGTGCAGGCGATGGGCTTCCTGGTCCTCTTCCCCCTGCAGTTCGGCTCGTCGATCTTCGCGCCGACGAACTCGATGCCGGGCTGGCTGCAGGCCTTCACCGACTACAACCCGCTGTCCACGCTCGCGGACGCGGCCCGCGGACTGATGGTCGGCGGCCCGGTCGCGCACGACCTGTGGGTGACCCTGGGCTGGTCGGTGGCGATCACCGCGGTGGCGGCGCCCTACGCGATCCACAAGTTCCGTACCAAGAGCTGACGTTCACGCCTGTGCGCACGTCACACCAGGGCGGTGGCCTCCTCGGGAGAGAGGCCGCCGCCCTCGGCGTGCGCGGTCTCGTACGCCTGGTCGCCGAGGACGGCCCGCACCTGCCGCTCCGCGCGCTCGTACACCGCGCGTTCCAGGGAGGTCGGGACATGGCCCGACGGCAGGGCTGCCCGGGCCGCCCCGATGCAGCGGGCGGCATCAAGGGCCCGGCTGCCGCCGTCCGACCCGGCCAGGCCGATCGCGGAGAGGGCCAGGTACATGGGCCACATGTGCGGGGCGATGGCCTCGGACACCGGATCGCCGGCCCGCCGCATGGCCTGCCGGGCCTTGTCCAGGGAAGCCTCAAGATTGCCGTCGACCGCCTCCACCCAGGCCTCCGAGCCGAGTATGAACGCGTCGAAGACGACGAAGTGTGAGCTGCTGAACTCCACACGCAGCAGCCGCAGTTGCTCGCGCGCCTCGGTGAGCCGGTCGGTCATGGCGAGCCGGCCCGCGAGGAACATCCGGGCGGCGGGCATGGCCTCGTTGCCCGGGCCGAACGGCATCTCGATCACCTCGCGCAGGATCCGCTCGCCCTCCTCGGCCTCGCCCGCCTCAATGAGCGCGGCCCCGAGCCGGGCACCCAGCACCGCCATCTGGGCGTTGGCACCGAGCCGTTCGGCATGCTCGATCGCCGACTCGTAGTCGTCGGCGGCGCGCCGGTGCTCGCCGATGCGTTCACGGGCCTCGCCCCGCGCCGAGAGCGCTTCGGCCGTGCCCCACAGGTCGCCGATGCGCTGGAAGATCTCCAGTGACTCGTCGGCGTCGCGGGCCGCGTCGCCCGCCCAGTCGCTGCGGTTGGCCAGGACGTTGGCGCGCATCTGGAGCGTGGCCGCGAGCTCCCACTCCATGCCGGGGGTGGTGCGGCAGGTGTGGACCGAGGCGTCGAGGATGGCGGGCAGCCGCAACACGCCTCCGGTCAGCATCACCGCGTAGAACCAGACCATGCCCGGGGTGCGGCAGATCTGCGGGGCGCCGGGTTCGTACACCTCGGTGATCAGGCGCAGCCTCTCCTTCGCCTGCGGGGAGTCCCAGGCCTCCAACTCGGTGTCCATGCAGGCCAGATGGGCGAGATGGACACCGCGCCGGGCCTCGGCGAGGAGTTCGCCGGTCAGCGGGGGCGGGACGTCGGTGCAGCGCTGCCAGACCGGGGCGGCCCGCCGGACGGGCGCGGCGAAGGGGTCGGGGCCGAGGGCCATGACCTCGACACACCAGTTGCGCGCCTCGATCCGCACGTCGCGCATCTGCCAGTACCAGGCCAGCGACAGGACGAGACAGAGGCCTTCCTGTTCGTCACGCTCGCTGACGGCGTGGCGCAGGGCGGTGCGGAGGTTCTCGTACTCGCGCTCCAGCAGTCCGATGGCGGCGAGTTGGCCGGGGCCGCGGAGCAACGGGTCGGTGGTGCGGGCGAGTTCGCGGTAGTACGTCAGGTGGGCGCGCTCGGACTCGGCCCGCTGCCCGGCCTCGTCGAGCCGCTCGCCGGCGTACTCGCCGACGGTTTCGAGCAGCCGGTAGCGCATGTCCCCACTGCCCGAAGGGGCAGCCACGACCAGGGACTTGTCGACGAGCGAACCGAGGGCTTCCAGCGCTGCGGACCCGCACACGGCCTCGGCGGCGGCGAGTTCGCAGCCGCCGGCGAACACCGACAGACGGCGCAGCACGTCCCGTTCGGCCTCGTCGAGCAGCTCCCAGGACCAGTCGACGACGGCGCGCAGGGTCTGCTGGCGGGGCAGGACCGTACGGCTGCCGGAGGTGAGCAGCCGGAAGCGGTCGTCGAGCCGGTCGGCGATCTGGCGGGGCGTCAGCATACGGAGCCGGGCGGCGGCGAGCTCGATGGCCAGGGGCAGTCCGTCGAGCCGCAGGCAGATCTCGGCGCACGCCTCGGGATCCTCGTCGATGCGGAACCCGGGCCTGGCGGCGGCGCCCCGGTCGGCGAGCAGCCGCAGGGCCACCGGTTCCGGCAGTGGTTCCACGGGCCGCAGCACCTCCCCCGGTACGCCTAGGGGTTCACGGCTCGTGGCGAGCACCGTCAGCTCCGGGCAGCGCTCCAAGAGCTCCTCGACGAGCCGGGCGGCCGCGTCGACGACGTGCTCGCAGTTGTCGAGGACGATCAGCATGCGACGCCTGCCGCAGTGCTCGGCGAGCCGCTCCAGCGGATCGTCGTTGCGGTCGCTGCCGGCCGCCCGCATGGCTTCCGCTCCGGCGCCGTACAGCACGGTCTCGCGGGCTCCCACCGCGGTGAGCACGGCCTCCGGTACGGCGTCCGGGTCGTCCAGGGGCGCGAGTTCGGCCAGCCACACCCCGTCCCGGGCCGCGTCCCGCACGCTCTCGGCGGCCTCCTGCGACAACCGTGTCTTCCCGGCCCCGCCCGGCCCGAGCAGCGTGACGAGCCGGGCCGACGCGAGATCACCCCGAATGGCATCGATGTCGGCCTCCCGGCCGACGAAGGAGGTCAGGCGGGCGCGGAGGTTACCGCGCGGCGGGGCACCGGGGCCGGCGGCGGGCGGGGCGACGGCCGGCCCACCGGCTGCGGCCCCGGGGCTGCCTCCTGCCAGCAACTCCCCGTGCAGAGCGGCCAGTTCGGGACCGGGATCGGAGCCCAGCCGGTCCGCCAGCAGCCGCCGTACGTCGTCGTAGGCGTCCAGCGCCTCCGCCGTACGGCCCGCGTCGCGCAGGGCGCGCAGGCGCAGCACCTGGAGGGGTTCGTCGAGGGGGTGGGTGTCGCAGAGGGCGGTCAGTTCGGGCAGGGACTGCTCGGCGTGGCCCAGGGCGAGGGCAGCGGTGTGGCGGGCGCGCAGGGCGTCCAGGCGGCGGGCGTCCCAGCGGGCCGCCTCGGCGGTGCGGTCGGGGAGGTCGGTGAGGGCCGGGCCGCGCCACAGGCCGAGGGCGTCGTCGAGGACGACGGCCGCCTTGGCGGGGTCGCCGTCGGCCAGCGCGCGCGTGCCCTCGCCGGTCAGCCGCTCGAAACGGTGCAGGTCGACGTCGTCGGGCCGGGCCGTGAGCCGGTAACCGCCCTCGGCGGAGGCCACGGCGTCCGCGCCGAGCGCCCGGCGCAGACGGCCGACCAGCGCCTGCAGCGCGCCCGGTGCGTCGGCGGGCGGATCGGCGCCCCACACCTCGTCGACCAGGACGCCGGCGGGGACCGTGCGACCGGCCCGTAGCGCGAGCACGGTCAGCAGAGCACGCAGCCGTGCCCCGCCGACCTGGACGGGGGTGCCGTCGGGGCGGAGAGCCTGAGCGGTGCCGAGGATGCGATAGCGCACGGGATCCATTGTCTCCGGAGAGGTCGGGGCCGGTCACGGGGTTCGGGCCGACGGTGCGTCGGCTTCGGAGGTCTTCGGAGGTCTTGGGAGGTCTGGGAGGTCTTCGGCCGTACGGAAACGGGTTCGGAACCAGGTACGGGCGGGCGGTTCAAGGTCCCGCATGTCCTTACCCTTCCACGGAACCCCCGGCCCACCGCGAGACGTTTTCCCGGTACGCCCGGTACCGTCGGGCAGTCCCACCGCGCGCACGCACCGTCCAGGGAGCCCCATGACCACCGCCACCACCAGCCGCAGCGACCGGCGGATCAGCCCCGTCTTCATCGGGATCCTGGCCGTCACGGCGGTGACCGGCTGGGCCACCTGGACCGGGTTCTCCGAGCAGCCGGGCCTGGCCGTGTTCCTGTTCGTGACGGCGGCGTGGATCGTCTCCCTGTGTCTGCACGAGTACGCACACGCGCGTACCGCCCTGCACAGCGGCGACATCACGATCGGCTCGAAGGGCTACCTGAGCCTCAATCCTCTCGCCTACACGCACGCCCTGCTCAGCATCGTCCTCCCCGTCCTCTTCGTGATCATGGGCGGCATCGGTCTGCCCGGTGGCGCCGTCTTCATCGAGCGCAACCGCATCAAGGGGCGCTGGCGGCACAGTCTCATCTCGGCGGCCGGCCCGCTGACGAACGTCCTGTTCGCGGCCGTGTGCACCGCTCCGTTCTGGCTGCACGCGCTGGACGGCGTG
It encodes:
- a CDS encoding site-2 protease family protein codes for the protein MTTATTSRSDRRISPVFIGILAVTAVTGWATWTGFSEQPGLAVFLFVTAAWIVSLCLHEYAHARTALHSGDITIGSKGYLSLNPLAYTHALLSIVLPVLFVIMGGIGLPGGAVFIERNRIKGRWRHSLISAAGPLTNVLFAAVCTAPFWLHALDGVPRDFRFALAFLALLQVTAAILNFLPVPGLDGYGVIEPWLSRNIKRQVEPFAPFGLLFVFALLWIPAVNSVFFDVIDSILRSLGIGDFDTYCGQELYRFWQGTNEFCSVSP